The Pseudomonas orientalis genome contains a region encoding:
- a CDS encoding YqaA family protein — protein MLTAYLGLFVAAFGAATLLPLQSEAVLVGLLLSGHYSVWLLLGIATLGNVLGSLVNWLLGRSAERFQGRRWFPLSKRQLDKARSHYARWGHWTLLLSWVPIIGDPLTLVAGVMREPLWRFLLLVTLAKALRYAVLAAITLHWLLIPR, from the coding sequence ATGTTGACGGCGTACCTGGGACTGTTCGTGGCCGCCTTTGGCGCGGCGACGTTGCTGCCCTTGCAGTCGGAAGCCGTGCTCGTCGGGCTGTTGCTCAGTGGGCATTACAGCGTGTGGCTGCTGTTGGGCATCGCCACGCTGGGCAATGTGCTGGGTTCGCTGGTCAATTGGCTGCTGGGGCGTTCGGCGGAGCGCTTCCAGGGGCGGCGCTGGTTTCCGCTCAGTAAACGGCAACTGGACAAGGCGCGCAGCCACTATGCGCGCTGGGGACATTGGACCCTGCTGCTCAGTTGGGTGCCGATCATTGGCGACCCGCTGACCCTGGTGGCCGGTGTCATGCGCGAACCGCTGTGGCGCTTCCTGTTGCTGGTGACCCTGGCCAAGGCGCTGCGCTACGCCGTGCTGGCCGCCATCACCCTGCACTGGCTGTTAATCCCCCGTTAA